In Primulina eburnea isolate SZY01 chromosome 14, ASM2296580v1, whole genome shotgun sequence, the following proteins share a genomic window:
- the LOC140811560 gene encoding zinc finger BED domain-containing protein RICESLEEPER 1-like, giving the protein MDGSDEVVIVNSSRLKSVVWNDFDRVKRGETYMAVCRHCKRILSGSSTSGTSHLRNHLTRCRKRSNHDIAQMLTRGMRKPSTLALTKFNSVQIKNEMVTVASNTREQGPTSGNVSVGSVNVDQRKSRTDLARMIIMHGYPLGMVEDIGFKIFIGNLQPLFDLGTVDRVQADCMEIYRKEKQRVYEELDKLPGKVSLSAERWTYNGNTEYLSLIAHFIDDSWELKKKVLNFLAIDPFQAEELLSEIIMTNLRNWDIDRKLFSLTVDNCSTCDRIVYRIRDQLSQHNFLMCEGQLFDVRCAANTVKLLVQDVLETSREITDKVREAIRFVQNSQATREKFEEMVQLVGANCQQLLSLDNPFQWNSTYSMLETALGYKEALSQLQERDPGISIFPSCLDWDRLRAVTSILKFFSEVSNVFVGGKHSTANSYFAETCDIHLQLIEWCQKSDDFVSSLALKLKTKFDEYWKKCSLIMAVAAILDPRFKMKLVEYYYPQIYGDTALDCIDIVSNCIKALYNGHAIYTPLADHGQCSNSETSGSAVKDKLTGFDGFLHENSVNQNIKSDLDKYLEEPLFPRSVDFSILNWWKVHEPRYPVLSMMARNILGIPISKVSLESLFDFRDRALNHCWSSLKPDSLQALMCCQDWVRYELEVTDSKPLVAPTFALCYDAN; this is encoded by the exons ATGGATGGCTCAGATGAAGTTGTCATTGTTAACTCTAGTAGATTGAAATCTGTTGTCTGGAATGATTTTGATAGAGTTAAAAGAGGTGAAACATACATGGCCGTCTGTCGGCACTGCAAAAGAATACTTAGCGGGTCAAGTACTAGTGGAACATCTCATTTGAGAAATCATTTGACTAGGTGCCGTAAAAGATCAAACCACGACATTGCTCAAATGTTGACAAGGGGCATGAGAAAGCCAAGCACCCTTGCCCTTACCAAGTTCAACTCAGTTCAAATAAAGAATGAGATGGTCACTGTTGCAAGTAACACTCGTGAACAAGGGCCAACAAGTGGAAATGTGAGCGTGGGTAGTGTCAATGTTGATCAGAGGAAGAGTCGGACAGATCTTGCACGCATGATCATTATGCATGGTTATCCATTGGGCATGGTTGAGGACATAGGCTTCAAGATATTTATTGGAAATCTTCAGCCCTTGTTTGATCTTGGGACTGTTGATAGAGTTCAGGCTGACTGTATGGAGATCTATAGAAAAGAGAAACAGAGAGTATACGAGGAGCTTGATAAACTGCCTGGGAAAGTCAGCCTTAGTGCTGAGAGATGGACTTACAATGGAAATACAGAGTATCTGAGTTTGATAGCACATTTTATCGATGATTCTTGGGAACTAAAGAAGAAGGTTTTGAACTTTTTAGCCATTGATCCCTTTCAAGCAGAAGAATTGCTTTCAGAAATAATCATGACTAATCTTAGGAACTGGGATATTGATAGAAAGTTGTTCTCATTGACAGTTGATAACTGTTCCACCTGTGACAGGATTGTCTATAGAATCAGAGACCAACTCAGCCAGCACAATTTCCTGATGTGTGAGGGCCAATTGTTCGATGTACGCTGTGCAGCAAATACCGTCAAGTTGTTGGTCCAAGATGTCCTTGAAACATCACGAGAGATCACTGACAAAGTTCGTGAAGCTATACGGTTTGTTCAAAATTCCCAAGCCACTAGAGAAAAGTTTGAAGAGATGGTTCAGTTAGTTGGGGCTAATTGCCAGCAACTCTTATCCCTTGATAATCCATTTCAATGGAACTCGACATATTCAATGCTTGAAACTGCTTTAGGGTACAAAGAAGCACTCTCTCAATTGCAAGAACGTGACCCTGGCATCTCAATATTTCCATCTTGTTTAGATTGGGACAGACTGCGTGCTGTCACTAGTATCTTGAAGTTCTTTTCTGAAGTTTCCAATGTATTTGTGGGAGGCAAGCATTCCACTGCTAATTCATACTTTGCTGAGACTTGTGACATTCATTTACAGCTGATTGAATGGTGCCAGAAGTCAGATGATTTCGTTAGCAGTTTGGCATTGAAACTGAAAACAAAGTTTGACGAATATTGGAAGAAATGCAGCTTGATTATGGCCGTTGCAGCCATCTTAGATCCCAGGTTCAAAATGAAACTAGTGGAATACTACTATCCACAAATTTATGGTGATACTGCTCTAGATTGCATAGATATTGTTTCAAATTGTATAAAAGCTTTGTACAATGGTCATGCTATCTACACCCCATTAGCGGATCATGGTCAATGTTCAAATTCGGAAACGAGTGGTAGTGCTGTTAAGGATAAACTTACTGGTTTTGACGGATTCCTGCACGAAAATTCCGTTAACCAAAATATAAAATCTGACCTAGACAAGTATTTGGAGGAACCCCTCTTTCCACGAAGTGTTGATTTCAGTATATTGAATTGGTGGAAGGTTCACGAACCAAGATATCCTGTGCTGTCCATGATGGCGCGCAACATTTTAGGGATACCGATATCCAAAGTATCCCTCGAGTCTCTATTTGATTTTCGTGATAGGGCCCTTAATCACTGCTGGAGTTCACTCAAGCCGGATAGTTTGCAAGCTTTGATGTGTTGCCAGGATTGGGTGCGATATGAATTAGAAG TGACAGACTCGAAACCTCTCGTGGCCCCTACCTTTGCCTTGTGCTACGATGCAAACTAA
- the LOC140811561 gene encoding probable galacturonosyltransferase 15 isoform X2 has protein sequence MASNKQDIKAFAFKTKAVIEKMEHMVKTAKWQESFYWHLAAHGVPNSMHCLSLKLTEEYAINAVARSRLPLPQYVHRLADASFQHVVLLTDNVLAASVVISSTIKTSVNPKNLVFHVITDKKTYTSMHAWFAMNTIDSAVIEVKGLHQYEWSHEVNVGIKEVFEIHHQIVKYNSINLKEGFNDKEDCDHKLGVLSPSGFSLLNHLRIYLPELFPDLDKVVLLDDDIVAQHDLSSLWDLDLNDKVVGAVVDSWCGRDCCPGRKYKDYFNFTDPIIISSMDPDNCGWQYGMAIFDLKKWRKTNITAVYHQWLKLNLNSGFILWHPGALPPALIAFKNHVHQIDSSWQLAGLGYRFPQVDKQMSEAAAVIHFSGPAKPWLEIASPEVRHLWTRHVNFSNECIRRCGIAG, from the exons ATTGAGAAGATGGAACACATGGTTAAAACAGCAAAATGGCAGGAGTCTTTTTACTGGCATTTAGCTGCTCATGGAGTTCCCAACAGCATGCACTGCCTTTCTCTTAAGTTGACTGAAGAGTATGCGATAAATGCAGTGGCTCGTTCTCGTTTACCTTTGCCTCAATATGTTCACCGCCTCGCCGATGCTTCATTTCAACATGTTGTTCTTCTAACTGACAATGTCCTGGCTGCATCTGTTGTAATCTCCTCTACCATTAAAACTTCCGTCAATCCCAAAAACTTGGTATTTCATGTGATTACCGATAAGAAAACATACACTTCAATGCATGCATGGTTTGCAATGAACACAATAGATTCTGCTGTCATTGAAGTCAAGGGCTTGCATCAATACGAGTGGTCTCATGAAGTAAATGTCGGGATTAAGGAGGTGTTCGAAATTCATCACCAGATCGTGAAGTATAATTCGATAAATCTAAAGGAAGGCTTTAATGACAAAGAAGATTGTGATCACAAACTAGGTGTCCTAAGCCCCAGCGGCTTTTCACTTTTGAATCACCTCCGCATTTATCTCCCTGAG CTGTTCCCAGATCTCGACAAGGTCGTGCTATTGGATGATGATATTGTTGCGCAACATGACTTATCATCTCTATGGGACTTGGACCTCAATGACAAGGTTGTAGGTGCAGTTGTAGATTCATGGTGCGGACGTGACTGCTGTCCAGGAAGAAAATACAAGGATTACTTCAATTTTACAGATCCTATCATAATATCTAGCATGGATCCAGATAATTGTGGATGGCAATACGGGATGGCTATCTTTGACCTCAAAAAATGGAGGAAGACTAACATCACTGCAGTGTATCACCAATGGCTCAAACTT AACCTAAATTCTGGTTTTATACTATGGCATCCTGGAGCACTTCCTCCCGCTTTGATTGCATTCAAAAACCATGTGCATCAGATTGATTCGTCATGGCAACTGGCTGGTCTGGGTTATCGCTTCCCCCAAGTTGATAAACAGATGTCAGAAGCAGCAGCAGTTATACACTTTAGCGGGCCTGCAAAGCCATGGCTCGAAATTGCGTCCCCTGAGGTAAGACACCTTTGGACCAGGCATGTAAATTTTTCAAACGAATGTATAAGAAGATGTGGAATAGCAGGCTAA
- the LOC140811559 gene encoding uncharacterized protein, protein MQEGFSIREYATRMRSVNMVKSWPFDDFATEQTVDSFLPPITVKKFSWWIDELEYSRSVMAINVGNSKKKKKRVEGKGETSLRGVEDVEESDMDVEEGLGVAKAPKKRSIVDIFAASPLSVERMINRGEEEDNHDPELDGFSVNSKWGLQGKRNEKSKEKKKNKETTMSKLKNTNKSRDNFKNKKRRGDNKEKRLKLKSLTQDVANKNLIPLHRKESEYGIRDRVSCHKRKSSPHDLDAEKKIVAHGNKLMSEKQHQILPVTGILKDHAKVISVQNSAKSILHESIQLNRRGKQKENKHVTFSEKDDIIKLARKSLLSVECLKVPILNCSDKDAVAASFCEDDVQEIEKDTTLGETSDNEELSNGIPQEINIGYSCKEPSTFHRCSINTTDYLKQHKMDEFFSGSVTSYQDTLLNLKRYLFESGLKDAPQIPMHAHPPGFFCMPLERCCRAQNIKMMCDPSHSSCGSLFEDLRSAGSRFHPMCLKDYLDACKRPFVPYLYSGGGISNIPLVSSQSKMDNLFLHPYQTLPNLSPTEYMHSLCSSTNGNQRVYLCEKRNMYGLTESSLGLPLTLQRELIKLNSGADWDFCQMKSSMTADPSPSLSTRSNVMPKSLGNHSDCRNWDCRTSVDQLNLCPFEDNLKAKPLVVPSNLDFSKCQSNGKGNRDLGLIKLRSFQPDKSISNQKNQIQKFPGNERVFSTVRLMGKEFIVGGRLGEFRDTLNCSSEMKFTSENMHSHPQFHGQTTMHKNNFPVQTLCSTVSPDASFTVNRSKPVFPEALTSQYESQIFSLELPTSTPVLQESHPILISRANELVNNQNLLHTPKSAIRFPFMHSDIEGEVLSSQTRSCSLNPRPSFVDVLDEGRLLRYRHPNCTFANDHHHSLAMLGTTLLD, encoded by the exons ATGCAGGAGGGTTTTTCTATCCG AGAATATGCAACGAGGATGAGAAGTGTTAACATGGTGAAAAGCTGGCCTTTTGATGACTTTGCCACGGAACAAACTGTAGATTCATTCCTTCCTCCGATAACGGTCAAGAAATTCTCCTGGTGGATAGATGAGCTCGAGTATTCGCGTTCAGTAATGGCTATTAACGTCGGAAActcaaaaaagaagaagaaaagggTTGAAGGAAAAGGAGAAACCTCTTTGAGAGGCGTAGAGGACGTGGAGGAATCTGATATGGATGTTGAAGAAGGTCTCGGAGTAGCAAAGGCTCCCAAGAAGAGGTCAATTGTGGATATTTTTGCCGCGTCCCCCCTCTCCGTGGAGAGGATGATCAATCGTGGCGAGGAGGAAGATAACCATGATCCAGAATTAGATGGGTTTTCCGTTAATTCCAAGTGGGGCCTCCAAGGGAAAAGGAATGAAAAGAgtaaagaaaagaagaaaaataaggAGACTACGATGAGCAAACTGAAGAACACGAACAAATCAAGGGACAACTTCAAGAACAAGAAGAGGAGAGGGGATAACAAG GAAAAACGTTTAAAGCTCAAATCGCTAACTCAAGATGTTGCTAACAAAAATCTGATTCCATTACACCGTAAGGAGTCAGAATATGGTATACGTGATCGTGTTTCGTGCCACAAGAGAAAATCAAGCCCACATGATTTAGATGCAGAAAAGAAGATCGTGGCTCATGGTAATAAGTTGATGTCAGAGAAACAACACCAAATACTTCCTGTGACTGGTATTTTAAAGGACCACGCAAAAGTAATTTCGGTGCAGAATTCAGCAAAAAGTATATTGCACGAGTCTATTCAATTGAATCGTCGtggaaaacaaaaagaaaacaaacacgTTACTTTCTCTGAAAAGGATGACATAATTAAACTGGCGAGAAAATCATTGCTTTCTGTAGAATGTTTGAAGGTGCCAATATTAAATTGTTCAGATAAGGACGCTGTTGCTGCTTCTTTTTGTGAAGATGATGTTCAGGAGATAGAAAAAGATACAACTCTTGGGGAAACCAGTGACAATGAGGAACTATCTAACGGAATACCGCAGGAGATTAACATTGGATATTCATGCAAGGAGCCATCAACTTTCCATCGGTGTTCTATCAATACAACTGACTACTTAAAGCAGCACAAAATGGATGAATTTTTTAGCGGGTCTGTAACATCATATCAAGACACATTGCTCAACTTAAAAAGGTATTTGTTTGAAAGTGGCCTCAAAGATGCACCCCAAATCCCAATGCATGCACATCCTCCTGGATTCTTTTGCATGCCTCTGGAGCGTTGTTGTCGCGCACAAAATATCAAGATGATGTGTGATCCGTCACACTCTAGCTGTGGGAGCCTGTTTGAAGATTTACGGAGTGCTGGTTCAAGATTCCATCCGATGTGTTTGAAGGATTATTTGGATGCATGTAAAAGACCTTTTGTTCCTTATCTGTATAGTGGGGGAGGAATCAGCAATATACCTCTAGTTTCATCTCAAAGCAAGATGGATAATTTATTTCTCCATCCGTATCAAACACTACCTAATCTTTCTCCAACGGAATATATGCATTCTTTATGTTCCTCAACAAATGGGAACCAACGAGTATATCTTTGTGAAAAAAGGAACATGTATGGCCTAACTGAAAGTTCCTTGGGATTGCCTCTGACTTTACAAAGAGAGTTGATCAAATTGAATTCAGGTGCTGACTGGGACTTTTGCCAGATGAAATCAAGCATGACAGCAGATCCTTCCCCTAGTTTATCTACACGTAGCAATGTCATGCCAAAATCCTTGGGTAATCATTCAGACTGCAGAAACTGGGATTGTAGGACATCAGTGGATCAGTTGAACTTGTGCCCTTTTGAGGACAATCTAAAAGCAAAACCTCTTGTTGTTCCGTCAAATTTAGATTTTTCTAAATGTCAAAGTAATGGGAAAGGAAATCGTGACTTAGGTTTGATTAAATTGCGGTCCTTTCAACCAGATAAGTCGATAAGCAACCAGAAAAACCAAATTCAGAAGTTTCCAGGAAATGAGAGGGTTTTTTCGACAGTCCGTTTGATGGGCAAAGAATTTATAGTTGGTGGAAGATTAGGAGAATTCAGAGACACTTTGAATTGTTCATCAGAAATGAAATTCACTTCAGAAAATATGCATTCTCACCCTCAGTTTCATGGTCAAACTACAATGCACAAGAATAATTTTCCTGTCCAGACTTTATGTTCTACTGTCTCTCCAGATGCTTCTTTCACAGTGAACAGAAGTAAGCCTGTATTCCCAGAGGCCTTGACGAGTCAATATGAATCACAGATTTTCAGCCTTGAGCTACCCACATCCACACCTGTTCTGCAGGAATCACACCCCATTTTGATATCTAGGGCCAATGAACTGGTAAATAATCAGAATTTGCTTCACACTCCTAAATCAGCCATAAGATTTCCCTTCATGCACAGTGATATTGAAGGTGAAGTCCTATCTTCTCAAACTCGAAGCTGTTCTTTGAATCCTCGCCCATCGTTTGTTGATGTTTTAGATGAGGGAAGATTGTTAAGATACCGTCACCCAAATTGTACTTTTGCTAATGACCACCACCATTCACTTGCAATGCTTGGAACTACTCTATTGGATTGA